CACATGACCAATGGTTCAACTATTTCAAAATGATGGTCACCACCCATTTTCCAGTTTATGGTGAAGAATCGGATGACATTGAAACTAACTTCATCAAGTCAATCTGGAATGAATACTTTGGAAGCAGTCACAGGGtctatgaaaagaaacatcctTTTCCTGGTCTAATAGTCAACTATGAAGACGGGGCAGATGATGAAGACAGAGATCCAACCTAGCTTtcaaaaatgtttgaatatggcttcATCAGGCTCATCAAGTTAACAAGCCATAATCAAATCAGCCAATTACCACAGATAATCCAACAGGTTGTTACAAAGATCAAAAGTCCTTTTGTATCCATCAGATGCTGGAGCACTCTCTCACAGTGGGACAGTAACAATTGGATGACAGTCCAACCTGCTCACCACCTTGTACTCATCAATAGGTACACCCACAATGGCCCTTGGTATGAAGGAGACTCCTACCTATCCTATGCAGACCTATATGCTCTTGCAGGATGTTGGAAAGACTACTTCAACAATGAACTCCTCGATGTCACCAGTGAATTATGGAAAGATTACCATTTCACAGGAAACACTGGCAGGATTTCAGTATTTACCACCAAGCCATATTCAGAAGCCTTCACTACCCAGAGGCTTGACTATGTTGATCCCAGTCAGTTCACAACTCAGAACGCAGACTATGAACCTCTACTatattgtgggttttgtaatCTGTACGATAAATACCATGAGCATGACTGTGATTATAATCCTCTTGAATGGGATCCTTATGATGGGTATCCGTCTGGTACTTCCGATTAAGCAATTCCAGAACAGCTCCAGAAGCCCCAGAACCACCTTTGCAACCCGGTTACTATTCCAAGAACAGTACCCGCACCAGCAAAGTTGCCAACAGACCACTATTCACTACACAGTACCAAGTACACTGTGCAGAATCACTATTCAGAAAAGTAAGGGGACAGaatactgttcatgaacagtgatCGATACTGTTCACCAAACAGGACCCCAGCAGAATCATTTGAATCACTGTTTACTTTCGGTTGAAAAAATATTCACTTGAGGGTAAAAGCATTTCACCTCCCGTAATTCCAGTAGTCTCCTAAAAGAATCCAAGGCTTCCTCCAGCTATAAAAGGAACCCTTTGCCTCAGTCTTTAGCAGGTTCAGTTGGTAGGCTTAGTTCCACACTACCTCAGAGTTCCAACTTTACTTTGTAATAGAAATACTTTGTAAACAAATGGCTCTCTTATCCTCTCCCCTAGTTTACACTTGTAATAGAAATACATTTGTAACCTATCTATGCTTCCGCACTGAGACTGCCCAGACTGGCACTCTCCCCCTCTGtctgtaatatatatatataataaaaaaacaacaacacgTACACCCGTGAAACTTGCTGACCAAACATGAAATTTTGAATCATGCAAGATAGTCTAGCTAATTATATATAGacatctttttgttttttttatgctttttttataaaggattaATAGGTGCCTTGAggtcaattttttaataaatagttttagaaaaattttgaaattatttttaaagaaaatataaaaaattattaaaaatatcagatatttttttcttttttcataaataaattttaaaagtaattcTTATATAAACGAATGGACTTAGAGCATATGTTAACCGAATCTACTTTATAAGAGTTCGTTTATTACAACAAACAAACTTACAATTTTTACCATAATTTTCCTATGTGATAAACTATTACTAGCtactattattttcatataaattcaCCACTTTTTCTTTACTAATTATAATCAATCTTGTTGAAACTTGTCacaaaaattatacaattttttttgaactatatatatatatatatatatatatgtatagggTCCGATTAATGTGTGTCCtaaatcaaattgaaaaagttgttaatactttttcaatttccgaaaaagtatttccaaaaataattagatAGGCATCTAGACAATCTCGTGTTGCACCattctctttgaaaaaaaaaataaataaatatatatatatatatatatatataatccttGGTTCCTGTAGCTTATACTAGGTAGCAAAAGGACAAGTAAATTGCGTAAACATCATTATTacgggtctgtttggatacagttgaaaattgaaaactgaaactgaaaactgaaaaatactgtagcaaaataatttttaaatgtgtaaatagtatcgtgggacccatttttaatgaaaaagttgttgaaaagtgaaatttgtaggTCTGTGAACAGTACATGATATGCACTGATTGActgaaaaaagtttgaaaagtccAACTTTGGGCTACtattcattgaacagtgcataaatAGTAGCCACAAGTCTCAAAAaatgcgtgaaaaaaaaaattggaaaaacgcagacgcaaaCATTTCAGCCAAATCCAAACGTAGCCATAAGCTTGAATATGTCAGCTTTAATTCCGTTTTCGCTATAAATAGACGCACCTTACGGATGACACTCACAAAATAAGCAAAGAGGAATAGCTTTAGAAACTAGAAACTAGTATTAATAAGCAACAATGGAGATACAGCAAGTCcttcacatgaatggtggagATGGAAAAACAAGCTATGCAATCAACTCGCAACTTCAAGTCAGTCCTCTCTCAATGTCAATCTTAATgttgttttgttcttttctttcttatatatacatcaacttgatttgtttgtttagcaaaaaaaaaaaatatacatcaacttgatttgtttgtttaaaattgtagaGAACTGTGGCAGCTATGGTTAAGCCCATACTTGAAGAGAGCATGGAGGAGCTTTACCTCAATCTGTTCCCCGAGTGTTTGAAAATGGCAGATTTGGGTTGCTCAGCAGGACCCAATACCCTTTTAGTTGTATCAACAGTCATGGACATCATTGGCACCAAGTCCCAAAAGTTGAACCGCCCACCACCCTCATTGCAAGCATTCCTAAACGATCTTCCAGGGAATGACTTCAACACCATGTTCAAGTCATTGCCAAGCTTCTATAAGAAGTTGGAGAATGAGAAGGGAAGCTCATTTGGGCACTGTTTCATAACCGCAGTGCCAGGGTCTTTCTATGGCAGGCTCTTCCCTAACAATTCCCTGCACTTTGTTCATTCTTCTTATGCTCTTATGTGGCTCTCCGAGGTTATTGATAATATTCTAGCTAGCTAATTTCCCCATTAGTCATCTTGTTTTatgaattttagaatttttaggATGAGAAATCCGTGGACACAACTTTTGTGGCATAACCAAGATTTTAAAAACCGGATCAAAGGTAAAACCGTTTTTGCTTCTAGTTCCCGGTTTAATCTAGTTTTTGACCGGTTTTGGGCATTTTTACCAAACCAAACTGGTATTTGGTTCCCAGTTGAATTAGTCGGTTCGGagttttcaaaaccaaatgaaatTACGCATAAAGTTACAGCAGATTCTAGCTCCATTCAAATGGACAAAAAGTGTCATGTCATTTaaccccctctctctctctctctctctctctctctctctctctctctctctctctctctctctctctatatatatatatatatatatatatatagaggaagTGGTGTTAGTGTGGAACGTATGGTGGATTGAACTTGAGGCTTACGGGTTACATCATACTCCAAACCAATGAACTCACTACCTAGACATTAATGTTAGCAAAATGCttacaaattgttttttttttttgatacatgcATACAAATTGTTAATTACTTGATTAATGGTATATTTTAACATAATCTTATAAAGACAGGACTTTTCATGAGAGATAAATAGATTAATTAACATTTTGTACTTCCTATCTTTCATGCTTTGAAAATTTCATGTAGGTTTATCTTAAGTAACTTAAGCATCCACGTAATTCAATTAGTTCTTCGTTATGTATGCAATGTGATCgacaatgaaaaattttatataggCACCAAAACAGTTGGTTAGCAAGGAGGCCATGAACAAGGGGAACATATGCATTGCAAAGACAAGCCCACCTCCTGTGTTTAATGCATACTTGGAGCAATTTGAAAGAGACTTCAAAATGTTCCTCAAGTGTAGGACAGAAGAGTTAGTCCCAGGTGGTCGGATGGTCCTCACAACTATGGGCAGCATTAAAAGCGACGATCCTCTTTGCATTTGGGAAGTTGTTGGACTGATCCTCAATGACATGGCCTTGGAGGTAAGGAAGTGTCTAACTTGTAGAGAGAGACATATGAGCTAAAATCAATAAGTTTAGAGAGAAAAGGTTTTCACAATTGTTTTCACAAATATTTGAGGTGACATGCATGTTGTAAGTAGTGTTAAAAGAAAGTACAGGAAAATTACTCTCTATTTCACACTTTCTCTATGCACTTTCTTCTGAATTCGTATttttaaaacactattttagTCCATGTAGTAATATGTGTGCGATGAGTGTGTGTGACTAtta
The DNA window shown above is from Quercus lobata isolate SW786 chromosome 7, ValleyOak3.0 Primary Assembly, whole genome shotgun sequence and carries:
- the LOC115953507 gene encoding salicylate carboxymethyltransferase-like, with the protein product MEIQQVLHMNGGDGKTSYAINSQLQRTVAAMVKPILEESMEELYLNLFPECLKMADLGCSAGPNTLLVVSTVMDIIGTKSQKLNRPPPSLQAFLNDLPGNDFNTMFKSLPSFYKKLENEKGSSFGHCFITAVPGSFYGRLFPNNSLHFVHSSYALMWLSEAPKQLVSKEAMNKGNICIAKTSPPPVFNAYLEQFERDFKMFLKCRTEELVPGGRMVLTTMGSIKSDDPLCIWEVVGLILNDMALEGLIEAEKLDTFNLPYYAPTTEEVKKVIEIEGSFTLLKLEVFKMDWDSYIKKANSGLDKQERATMIATDIRAVGEPILASQFGEENMDNLFQRFKNVVLDHMEAEKCEYVNLVISLAKRG